The Fibrobacter sp. genome has a window encoding:
- the gyrA gene encoding DNA gyrase subunit A — MSVIISRALPDARDGLKPSQRRVLYAMHELGLVPNKGTVKCGRIVGDTIGKYHPHGDSSAYGTLVNMAQNWYMRDVLVIGQGNFGSPEGDPPAAYRYTEAKLSPMGMALMDDLEKDTVDFQPNYDSSTTEPVVFPSAFPNLLVNGGTGIAVGMATNMAPHNLGEVVDGICAYIDNPHITPDELRAYIKGPDFPTGGYILGSKGIDSYFRTGRGSVLMRGKMEVVTNENGREYIHISDMPYGVNRAVLQERIAELVRDKVINDIAGMRDLTDYVEVELKRDARPQVVINQLYKLTSLETSFSINMLAIHENRPKVLTLRDAINFYVEHRREVVVRRTRFLLGKAEDRAEILEAYLIALANLDEFIRIIRDSKNREEARQRLMAFKYSAKLAEGLGILIRSQPSVQGENYVFTERQVNAILELRLYQLTALENDKITDEYKALLAQIEDYLDILANESRVLGIVKDELRTIKEKYATPRLTQIIPYEGDRAIEDLIPNDAMIVTISHSGYIKRTRTDEYRLQGRGGKGVKAATTKSKKDRADFIEHLFAAQNHDYIMFFTNTGRVYVERVYNIDEGSRSAQGRSIKNLLDLQADERIVSTLRLERKVDEKGNDITFAEGSGNVVFATKDGTVKKTALNDFVNYRKAGIIAINLEEGNTLVNVVLTSGEDEVVLVSHNGMSIRFKEDDMRTQGRNTIGVRGMRLREGDYVVSLSVVNPQAHLLVVSEKGLGKRTGFDEYRLQTRGGIGIKTMNCTDKTGLVVSATSVTDEDELMIVTSSGQSVRIKVNTIRETGRAAQGVKLITLNDAKESIQEITLVIPDDDDDDDESTDEDSETGDTESPAEE, encoded by the coding sequence ACGAGCTGGGCCTGGTGCCCAACAAGGGCACGGTGAAGTGCGGCCGTATCGTGGGTGACACCATCGGTAAGTACCACCCGCACGGCGACTCCTCCGCGTACGGCACGCTGGTGAACATGGCGCAGAACTGGTACATGCGAGATGTGCTGGTCATCGGCCAGGGCAACTTCGGCTCCCCGGAAGGCGACCCGCCCGCCGCCTACCGATACACGGAGGCCAAGCTCTCCCCCATGGGCATGGCGCTCATGGACGATCTGGAGAAGGACACCGTGGACTTCCAGCCGAACTACGACAGCTCCACCACGGAGCCGGTGGTGTTCCCCTCCGCGTTCCCGAACCTGCTGGTGAACGGCGGCACGGGCATCGCCGTGGGCATGGCCACCAACATGGCCCCGCACAACCTGGGCGAGGTGGTGGACGGCATCTGCGCGTACATCGACAATCCCCACATCACCCCTGACGAGCTGCGCGCCTACATCAAGGGCCCGGATTTCCCCACCGGAGGATACATCCTCGGCAGCAAGGGAATCGACTCCTACTTCCGCACCGGGCGCGGCAGCGTGCTCATGCGCGGCAAGATGGAGGTGGTCACCAACGAGAACGGCCGCGAGTACATCCACATCTCCGACATGCCCTACGGCGTGAACCGCGCCGTCCTCCAGGAGCGTATCGCCGAGCTGGTGCGCGACAAGGTCATCAACGACATCGCCGGCATGCGCGACCTCACGGACTACGTGGAGGTGGAGCTCAAGCGCGACGCCCGCCCGCAGGTGGTCATCAACCAGCTCTACAAGCTCACCAGCCTGGAGACCAGCTTCTCCATCAACATGCTGGCCATCCATGAGAACCGCCCGAAGGTGCTCACGCTGCGCGATGCCATCAACTTCTACGTGGAGCACCGCCGCGAGGTGGTGGTGCGCCGCACGCGCTTCCTCCTCGGCAAGGCCGAGGACCGCGCGGAGATTTTGGAGGCCTACCTCATCGCCCTCGCCAACCTGGACGAGTTCATCCGCATCATCCGCGACTCCAAGAACCGCGAGGAGGCCCGCCAGCGCCTGATGGCGTTCAAGTACTCCGCGAAGCTCGCCGAGGGGCTCGGCATCCTCATCCGCAGCCAGCCCTCCGTGCAGGGCGAGAACTACGTGTTCACCGAGCGACAGGTCAACGCCATCCTGGAGCTCCGCCTCTACCAGCTCACCGCGCTGGAGAACGACAAGATCACGGACGAGTACAAGGCCCTGCTGGCGCAGATCGAGGACTACCTGGACATCCTGGCCAACGAGTCCCGCGTGCTCGGCATCGTCAAGGACGAGCTGCGCACCATCAAGGAGAAGTACGCTACCCCGCGCCTCACCCAGATCATCCCGTACGAGGGCGACCGCGCCATCGAGGACCTCATCCCCAACGACGCCATGATCGTCACCATCTCCCACAGCGGGTACATCAAGCGCACCCGCACGGACGAGTACCGCCTGCAGGGACGCGGCGGCAAGGGCGTGAAGGCCGCCACCACCAAGAGCAAGAAGGACCGCGCCGACTTCATCGAGCACCTCTTCGCCGCACAGAACCACGACTACATCATGTTCTTCACCAACACCGGCCGCGTGTACGTGGAGCGCGTGTACAACATTGACGAGGGTTCACGCAGCGCGCAGGGCCGCTCCATCAAGAACCTTCTGGATTTGCAGGCGGACGAGCGCATCGTCTCCACCCTGCGCCTGGAGCGCAAGGTGGACGAGAAGGGCAACGACATCACCTTCGCAGAGGGTTCCGGCAACGTGGTGTTCGCCACCAAGGACGGCACCGTGAAGAAGACCGCACTCAACGACTTCGTCAACTACCGCAAGGCCGGCATCATCGCCATCAACCTGGAGGAGGGCAACACCCTCGTCAACGTGGTGCTCACCAGCGGTGAGGACGAGGTCGTCCTCGTCTCCCACAACGGCATGAGCATCCGCTTCAAGGAGGACGACATGCGCACCCAGGGCCGCAACACCATCGGCGTGCGCGGCATGCGCCTCCGCGAGGGCGACTACGTCGTCTCCCTCTCCGTGGTCAACCCGCAGGCACACCTCTTGGTGGTCTCCGAGAAGGGCCTCGGCAAGCGCACCGGGTTCGACGAGTACCGCCTCCAGACCCGCGGCGGCATCGGTATCAAGACCATGAACTGCACCGACAAGACCGGCCTTGTGGTCTCCGCCACCTCCGTCACCGATGAGGACGAGCTCATGATTGTCACCTCCAGCGGCCAATCCGTCCGCATCAAGGTGAACACCATCCGAGAGACCGGCCGCGCTGCACAGGGCGTGAAGCTCATCACCCTCAACGATGCCAAGGAATCCATCCAGGAAATCACCCTCGTCATCCCCGATGACGATGACGACGACGATGAATCCACGGACGAGGATTCCGAGACCGGGGACACCGAATCCCCCGCCGAGGAATAA